The DNA sequence CGTCGTCCGACCGGTACGGCAACGACCAGCTGAGTTACGGCGGCCAGTCGATCGGCAACGTCTACGCCTTCGACGCCGAAGGCAAGCCGCTGACCGAGGTCTACCTCTACGACGAGGAGGGCCGGCCGATCACGCTGACCCGCTACGGCTGCGAGCGCTCGTCCGGCACCAAGGAGAAGATCGGGTCGGACAACCGGTTCCCGCGGCCGCGGATCCAGCAGGGCGTCACCGACGACCAGGGCAACTTCGACGGCTACAACGGGTACCGCTCCGCCTGCCGCGAAGACCCGAACGTGCCGTTCAGCGCGGCGATCCCGAAGGTGACGGCGCCGCCCTCACCGTCATCCAGTGCTCCTTCGTCGACGCCGGCACCCACGACGACGCCGACGAAGTAGGGGGGAACGGACGCCAGGAGCGGAGGTCGGGGCCGCTCCTGGCGTTCACCCGATCCGAACCTGCCCGAAACGTGCCGCGAACGCGGGCGTGGTGATCTGGACAGGTGCCGGCACTCACGGGGATCGGGGCGGACACCTTCGCCCCACGGATACGGGTGGTCCACGGGTACGAACGCGCGTACCGGATGGCCGGGCGCGGACCGGCCCTGCTGTTCCTGCACGGCATCGGCGACGACTCGTCGACCTGGCTGGACCTGCTGGCGTCGCTGTCCGGCGACTACACGGTGATCGCGCCGGACCTGCTCGGCCACGGCGCGTCGGCCAAGCCGCGCGCGGACTATTCGGTCGCCGCCTACGCGTGCGGCATGCGGGACCTGCTGACCACGCTGGACGTCGACCGCGTGACGGTGGTCGGGCATTCGCTCGGCGGCGGCGTCGCGATGCAGTTCGCGTACCAGTTCCCGGAGCGCTGCGAGCGGCTGGTGCTGGTGGGTTCCGGCGGGGTCGGCGCGAGCGTCCACCCGCTGCTGCGCCTGGCGGCCGCGCCCGGCGCGGGGCTGGTGATGCCGCTGCTGGGGACGAAGCCGGCGCTGGCCGCGATGCGCGGTTTCGCCGAGCTGCTGCGGATTTCCGAAGGCCTCGGGCTCGGCCCGGACCTCGACTACGTGCTGACGCGCTACGTCCGGCTCCTGCAGCCGAGCAGCCGGACGGCGTTCCTGCGGACGCTCCGCTCGGTCGTCGACTGGCGCGGCCAGGTCGTCAACATGCTCGACCGGTGTTACCTGACCGAGGGCATCCCGACGCTGCTGGTGTGGGGCACGGACGACGTCGTCGTGCCGAGCGGCCACGCGCTGCGGGCCCACCAGGCGATGCCGGGCAGCCGGCTGGTGCTGTTCGAGGGCGCCGGGCACTTCCCGCACCGCTCCGACCCGAAGCGGTTCCTGGAGATCCTGCGCGAGTTCCTGACGTCGACCCCGCCGGCGCGCCACGACCGGTCCCGGTGGGGTGAGCTGCTGCGCTCGGGCCGCCCGGCGGAGCTGCCGGACCCGGAGGACGCGCCGGACACCCCGACGGTTTCGTCCGGCACCTGAGCAGCCCCCGTTTTCCACGCTACCGGCGGGCACCGACAGTCAGGGGTGGTCGCGGTCGAGTCCCGGCGGTCCGGAGCCGCTTGCGTCCGGAAGTCACCGTTGGCGCGTGTCACGGCCTGAGTCCGGAAGTCGCTGGGCGAGCGCGCACGACCTGCGACCGCGGAGCTGATGAGCCCGCCCCTGGACGCCGGAATCCACCGCTCGCGCGAGCCCGCCGCCGCGCTCGGCGGCCGTTCGACGGGGTGCGAACGGTCGAACGCGGCACCGGTCGGCGCCGGCGCGCAGGTGGGGGCCGGGAGAGCCGATCGAGCACCCCCTGAATTCCCACGTTACCGGCGGGCACCGACGGTTTTGCGCGGGAACGACCCCGGGAACGACCCCGGGGCACCTGCGAGGGGACGCCGAAGGCCACCTCCCGAGCGGGAAGTGGCCTTCGGAGACTTGGGTGCCAGGCACGCCGAAGGCCACCTCCCGATCGTGGGAGGTGGCCTTCGGGGACTGGAGCCGTCAGTGGCCGAACGCGCTTCGCGCGGCCAGGTCCGCCAGCAGCGCACGTCCCTTCTCCGCGTTGCGCGGCTGGGACAGGACGTCGTAGCGGCGGGCGACCAGCTGGCTCTGCGAGATGAACCCGCGCTTGTTGCGGTTTGCCGCGTAGCCGAGGGCGCCGAACAGCAGGTTGAACCCGAGCCCGGCGATCAGGCCGATCGCGATCGGGACCATTCCGGCGCCCGGGTTGAGCAGGCTCAGCACGAGGCCGAGGAACAGGCCGAACATCGCGCCGGACATCGCCGCGCTGCCCAGGACCTTGCTCCACGACATCTTGCCCGCGATGCGCTCGACGAGCAGCGGCTCGACACCCACGATCGTGACGTCGGTGACCGGGAAGTCCGTGCCCGCGAGGTGGTCGACCGCGCGCTGTGCCTGCTCGTAGGACTCGTACGAACCGATGGGCCAGCCCGTGGGCAGGGTC is a window from the Amycolatopsis sp. NBC_00355 genome containing:
- a CDS encoding alpha/beta fold hydrolase gives rise to the protein MAGRGPALLFLHGIGDDSSTWLDLLASLSGDYTVIAPDLLGHGASAKPRADYSVAAYACGMRDLLTTLDVDRVTVVGHSLGGGVAMQFAYQFPERCERLVLVGSGGVGASVHPLLRLAAAPGAGLVMPLLGTKPALAAMRGFAELLRISEGLGLGPDLDYVLTRYVRLLQPSSRTAFLRTLRSVVDWRGQVVNMLDRCYLTEGIPTLLVWGTDDVVVPSGHALRAHQAMPGSRLVLFEGAGHFPHRSDPKRFLEILREFLTSTPPARHDRSRWGELLRSGRPAELPDPEDAPDTPTVSSGT
- a CDS encoding general stress protein yields the protein MTTAFTQSTIGQQQQARPQLPTLPTGWPIGSYESYEQAQRAVDHLAGTDFPVTDVTIVGVEPLLVERIAGKMSWSKVLGSAAMSGAMFGLFLGLVLSLLNPGAGMVPIAIGLIAGLGFNLLFGALGYAANRNKRGFISQSQLVARRYDVLSQPRNAEKGRALLADLAARSAFGH